Proteins encoded within one genomic window of Fuerstiella sp.:
- a CDS encoding DUF4332 domain-containing protein, whose protein sequence is MRLNEIHVNQSGVLQEFSVDSIPELSVIHGGHGCGKTTLVSFIADMLCCADLQTTQRPDETTIGSVRVSDSESGHSWTLLRSVSADGNEKTSVQCDENSERSAVPKPCFPDWVSHQVFQEVLCPGDQQADQFAVLTALCLETGSSKENQTEIGRAEKAMEQARGERQGTAQKPGLNQQISELEHQRNALNNELSSLRQCDPAMPAEICSIEDRISALKTRCLQIDNELEGTGKKPIDLESCTAVSDPQNLLALNQQHLRALKAELTSRRDQWGEIRDLIDQETRAIQSFGSAAGNRSAYSVRALVSRLEERMRQQGTGRSDHWHSNVEQEVAALCQFVTQQQEASQAFERRFESQHAAEASNSIHRIESQLQDQILALQEELTRANNILADSMHHDPPGCGSSWHSDYRCDHSLPVSSRQSLESEPEAVKEHRSLLIEESTQNLEESERLTARLEILRQKVTTIPSLEEIDDLQARLAEVEARMDLLVSQRETLLRTETTLQQIVECLPRQQQCLVSEVATPWLRRITLGECVRILVDSDRSEFIVHTTTSSEPLRIAQLSQQTQQQLAMVLRLALLQARSGTSSRLPLIIDDVFVAPDDERGAAAADLLRDVAAAGQQIIVLTSQEDVRERLAIRGATVYSFTAVQNSDPFPTSQPLSNAVTAPSLDFKTFSDTAEECSQPTQAQLISHQHDSHWLFYLEPQHSVSDLSGIEINELNGLTAVSVDTIDQLLTCAVKDVTEGIQSAGFFITQDRVEELRKQAVLAVCVPMLRQRDAELLVSAGIENTRQLARLRPEASFDLVRQFQQSESGRRFLRNGKTIDRQQAISWNRWALHARTIEGACAAASVRNSRTPDGVGILSSSQRSQKGFGPLRDRVSGKPESQSRVRARVSRDTRRRREIRSARRRLQLGMNNPVNINNSTGQGTELKFCLNRSNDVDAAPSIGSKTALRLVRVGVRTIHDLLESDADTLATLLDNRRITASIIEQWKSQSTLVCTIPKLREHDARILVACGKTDAHEIGNLSPEQLFSVVQSFCETTEGARIIQDGKKPDLQEVSDWISWARRSRPLKAA, encoded by the coding sequence ATGCGATTGAACGAGATTCACGTGAATCAGTCGGGTGTTCTGCAGGAGTTCTCTGTGGACAGCATTCCGGAGTTGAGTGTTATTCACGGTGGCCATGGCTGTGGCAAAACGACTCTGGTCAGTTTTATTGCCGACATGCTGTGTTGTGCGGATTTACAAACAACACAGCGACCGGACGAAACAACGATCGGAAGTGTCCGCGTTTCAGATTCAGAGTCTGGTCACAGCTGGACGCTGTTGCGTTCTGTATCAGCCGACGGAAACGAAAAAACGTCCGTGCAGTGCGATGAAAATTCCGAACGTTCTGCCGTCCCAAAACCGTGTTTTCCTGACTGGGTCTCTCACCAGGTGTTTCAGGAAGTCCTTTGCCCGGGAGATCAGCAGGCGGATCAGTTTGCGGTCCTCACTGCGCTTTGTCTGGAAACCGGAAGTTCGAAGGAGAATCAAACAGAAATCGGCCGGGCAGAAAAAGCGATGGAACAGGCCCGTGGGGAACGCCAGGGCACTGCACAGAAACCTGGTTTAAATCAGCAAATCTCCGAACTGGAACATCAGCGAAACGCTCTCAACAATGAACTCAGCAGCCTCAGGCAGTGCGATCCCGCGATGCCCGCTGAAATTTGCTCAATCGAAGATCGAATTTCCGCATTGAAGACACGCTGTCTCCAGATTGATAACGAGCTTGAAGGAACTGGTAAGAAACCGATAGACCTGGAGTCCTGTACAGCAGTATCCGATCCTCAGAATCTGCTGGCACTGAATCAGCAGCACCTGCGGGCCCTGAAGGCGGAACTGACTTCGCGACGTGACCAGTGGGGTGAAATTCGTGACCTGATCGATCAGGAAACTCGGGCAATTCAATCTTTCGGATCTGCGGCGGGCAATCGGTCAGCGTATTCGGTTCGAGCGCTGGTGAGCCGTCTTGAAGAAAGAATGCGCCAGCAGGGAACCGGTCGTTCGGATCACTGGCACAGCAACGTGGAACAGGAAGTCGCTGCTTTGTGTCAATTCGTGACGCAACAACAGGAGGCCTCACAGGCGTTCGAGCGACGGTTCGAATCGCAACATGCCGCTGAGGCATCGAACAGTATCCACCGCATCGAATCGCAGTTGCAGGATCAGATACTGGCGTTGCAGGAAGAACTGACTCGAGCGAATAACATTCTGGCTGATTCGATGCACCATGATCCTCCCGGCTGCGGGTCTTCGTGGCACAGCGACTATCGTTGTGATCACAGCCTTCCGGTTTCCAGCCGGCAGTCGCTCGAATCAGAGCCGGAAGCCGTAAAGGAACACCGTTCTCTGCTGATTGAGGAATCCACTCAGAATCTCGAGGAGAGCGAACGTCTGACTGCTCGTCTCGAGATTCTTCGTCAGAAAGTTACGACAATTCCGTCTCTTGAAGAAATTGATGATCTGCAAGCCCGTCTGGCAGAAGTCGAAGCTCGTATGGATCTGCTGGTCAGCCAGCGAGAAACATTGCTGCGAACAGAAACGACGCTGCAACAGATTGTGGAATGTCTGCCGCGACAGCAACAGTGTTTGGTCTCTGAAGTTGCCACACCATGGCTCCGGCGAATCACCCTGGGCGAATGCGTCCGAATTCTGGTTGATTCGGATCGATCTGAATTCATAGTTCACACGACAACATCATCTGAACCTTTACGAATCGCGCAGTTAAGCCAGCAAACACAACAGCAACTTGCCATGGTGCTGCGTCTGGCGCTGCTTCAGGCACGCTCCGGAACTTCTTCCCGATTACCTCTCATTATCGACGACGTGTTTGTTGCGCCAGATGATGAACGAGGTGCCGCAGCGGCTGATCTGCTGCGGGACGTCGCCGCAGCAGGCCAGCAGATCATCGTCCTGACAAGCCAGGAGGATGTCCGCGAACGGCTCGCAATTCGCGGAGCGACAGTTTACAGCTTCACCGCAGTCCAAAATTCTGATCCGTTCCCGACTTCGCAACCGCTGTCCAATGCAGTGACAGCACCTTCGCTTGATTTCAAGACATTCTCCGATACGGCCGAAGAATGTTCCCAACCCACCCAGGCTCAGCTGATTTCTCACCAGCATGATTCTCACTGGTTGTTTTACCTGGAACCCCAACACTCAGTCAGCGATCTTTCCGGAATTGAGATCAATGAACTCAACGGACTCACAGCTGTTTCAGTTGACACGATTGACCAACTGCTGACCTGTGCCGTGAAAGACGTGACCGAGGGAATCCAAAGTGCCGGTTTTTTCATCACCCAGGATCGGGTCGAAGAACTTCGCAAACAGGCTGTGCTGGCGGTATGCGTGCCGATGCTGCGTCAGCGTGATGCTGAACTGCTGGTGTCTGCCGGGATCGAGAACACACGACAACTGGCTCGACTAAGGCCTGAAGCGAGTTTCGATCTGGTCCGGCAGTTTCAACAGTCGGAGTCAGGAAGACGCTTTCTGCGCAATGGCAAAACAATTGACAGGCAGCAGGCAATCAGCTGGAACCGCTGGGCTTTGCATGCCCGGACCATCGAGGGGGCGTGTGCAGCGGCGTCCGTCCGTAATTCACGGACCCCGGACGGTGTGGGAATCCTGTCATCATCACAACGCAGTCAAAAAGGCTTTGGTCCTCTTAGAGATCGTGTTTCAGGAAAACCCGAATCACAATCGCGTGTGCGAGCCCGAGTCTCCCGTGACACCCGTCGCCGGCGTGAAATTCGCAGTGCACGACGACGACTGCAGCTGGGAATGAACAACCCGGTGAACATCAATAACTCCACCGGGCAGGGCACTGAACTGAAGTTCTGCCTGAATCGTTCCAATGATGTTGATGCAGCTCCGTCCATTGGCTCGAAAACGGCTTTGCGACTGGTTCGTGTCGGTGTCAGGACGATTCATGACCTGCTGGAAAGCGATGCCGATACCCTGGCGACGTTGCTCGATAACCGCCGGATCACGGCATCGATTATCGAGCAGTGGAAGTCTCAGTCGACTCTGGTCTGTACCATCCCAAAGCTCCGCGAGCATGACGCCAGGATTCTTGTTGCCTGCGGTAAAACGGATGCACACGAAATCGGCAATTTGTCTCCCGAACAGCTGTTTTCAGTCGTTCAGTCGTTTTGTGAGACAACAGAAGGGGCTCGGATTATCCAGGATGGCAAAAAGCCGGATCTTCAGGAGGTTTCAGACTGGATTTCGTGGGCGCGGCGGTCACGGCCTTTGAAGGCCGCATGA
- a CDS encoding phosphotransferase family protein, translated as MILDHAGPVRSGEHLDTRRLESWLQSRFPVQGPVRVEQFPSGHSNLTYLIRIGDKDFVLRRPPFGNQVQSAHDMGREYRVLSSLSEVYAPAPRPYIYCQDKDVIGDEFYIMERRRGFILRGNNTPKRLSTDPDAMNRLGLSLIDNLAALHSLDFEAAGMGDLGKPLGYTERQVIGWNQRYERAKTDDCPEVEQLGQWLKQSIPADSSPALVHNDYKYDNVMLSDSDLTTIVAVFDWEMATIGNPLMDLGTSLSYWIQADDPEDVRKLAFGPTMLPGSPRRQELATRYADVTGAALPEMLYYYCFGMFKLAVILQQIYARFARGVTKDARFAGMNSGVAALGRFGIRAVESGQY; from the coding sequence GTGATACTGGATCATGCGGGACCGGTTCGTTCAGGCGAACACCTTGACACTCGGCGGCTCGAATCATGGCTGCAGTCGCGATTTCCGGTGCAGGGACCGGTGCGTGTGGAACAATTTCCCAGTGGTCACTCTAACCTGACGTATCTTATCAGAATTGGTGATAAGGATTTTGTACTGCGTCGACCGCCTTTTGGAAACCAGGTGCAGTCGGCACACGATATGGGGCGAGAATATCGTGTGCTGTCATCATTGTCCGAAGTCTACGCCCCGGCACCGCGTCCATACATCTATTGCCAGGACAAGGATGTCATCGGTGACGAGTTTTATATCATGGAACGACGCCGTGGTTTCATTCTTCGCGGTAACAATACACCAAAACGGCTCTCCACTGATCCTGATGCGATGAACAGACTGGGATTGTCTCTGATCGATAATCTCGCGGCGCTGCATTCTCTTGATTTCGAAGCGGCAGGCATGGGTGATTTGGGAAAGCCGCTTGGTTATACCGAACGACAGGTAATCGGCTGGAACCAACGCTACGAAAGAGCCAAAACGGATGACTGTCCTGAAGTTGAACAACTGGGGCAGTGGCTGAAACAATCGATTCCTGCGGACTCATCTCCCGCCCTGGTTCACAATGACTACAAGTACGACAACGTTATGCTGTCCGACAGTGACCTGACCACAATTGTCGCAGTGTTTGACTGGGAAATGGCCACGATTGGAAATCCGCTGATGGATCTGGGAACGTCACTTTCCTACTGGATCCAGGCAGATGACCCCGAAGATGTCCGCAAGCTCGCATTCGGTCCGACAATGTTGCCGGGCAGTCCCCGTCGTCAGGAACTGGCGACTCGATATGCCGACGTCACCGGCGCTGCGCTGCCGGAGATGCTTTACTATTACTGTTTTGGCATGTTTAAGCTCGCTGTGATTCTGCAGCAAATCTATGCGCGTTTTGCTCGCGGTGTCACCAAAGACGCCCGCTTTGCCGGAATGAACTCAGGAGTGGCCGCCCTGGGGCGATTCGGCATTCGGGCCGTTGAGTCGGGGCAATACTGA
- a CDS encoding acyl-CoA dehydrogenase family protein: protein MDFSIPEKTQVMLTRVRDVMETEICPLERRFLGKSFPEARPVLDRVRQKVRDAGLWLPQIPGEYGGVGLSFMEYAMACEQLGRSPFGNYCFNSQAPDAGNMEILIEFGTEEQKEKWLKPLMSGEIRSCFSMTEPGRAGSNPVHMDTVAVRDGDEYVINGHKWFTTSADGAAFAILMAVTNPDAAPHQRASQIIVPTDSPGFDRVRNISCMGHEGHDWDSHSEIRYHDVRVPVSNLLGQEGAGFSIAQARLGPGRIHHCMRWVGIAERSFELMCQRAVSRELAPGDPLANRQTVQNWIAESRAAIDAARLMVLHAAWKIDQDGAKNARVEISSIKFYVARMMMQVVDRAIQTHGALGITDDTVLSTFYRNERAARIYDGPDEVHRRVVARQVLKEYQL, encoded by the coding sequence ATGGATTTTTCAATTCCCGAAAAGACTCAGGTCATGCTGACTCGGGTTCGCGATGTAATGGAGACCGAAATTTGTCCTTTAGAACGCAGGTTTCTCGGCAAAAGCTTTCCGGAGGCTCGGCCCGTCCTGGATCGCGTACGGCAGAAAGTTCGAGACGCCGGTCTGTGGCTGCCTCAGATCCCCGGTGAGTATGGTGGGGTTGGTCTGAGCTTTATGGAATATGCCATGGCCTGCGAACAACTGGGACGCAGCCCGTTCGGTAACTACTGCTTCAATTCTCAGGCTCCCGATGCAGGAAATATGGAGATACTCATCGAGTTCGGAACGGAAGAACAGAAGGAGAAATGGCTGAAGCCGTTAATGTCAGGCGAGATTCGCAGTTGTTTTTCGATGACGGAACCCGGTCGTGCCGGGTCCAATCCGGTGCATATGGATACCGTAGCGGTCCGGGACGGAGACGAATACGTGATCAACGGACACAAGTGGTTCACCACTTCCGCTGACGGAGCAGCGTTTGCGATTCTTATGGCCGTTACCAACCCGGATGCCGCTCCACATCAGCGCGCCAGCCAGATCATCGTACCGACCGATTCCCCAGGTTTTGATCGGGTTCGTAACATCAGCTGTATGGGACATGAGGGGCATGACTGGGACAGCCACTCGGAGATACGTTACCACGATGTGAGAGTGCCGGTGTCGAATCTGCTGGGGCAGGAAGGTGCCGGGTTTTCCATCGCGCAGGCACGACTCGGACCGGGAAGGATCCATCACTGCATGCGCTGGGTTGGAATCGCAGAGCGAAGTTTTGAACTGATGTGTCAGCGCGCCGTCAGCCGTGAACTGGCACCCGGAGATCCGTTGGCGAATCGGCAGACTGTTCAAAACTGGATTGCGGAAAGTCGGGCAGCAATCGATGCGGCTCGCCTGATGGTGCTGCATGCGGCGTGGAAGATCGATCAGGACGGGGCAAAGAATGCTCGCGTGGAGATCTCCAGCATCAAATTCTACGTGGCCCGAATGATGATGCAGGTTGTCGATCGGGCAATTCAGACGCATGGAGCACTGGGCATCACTGATGACACAGTGCTGTCAACATTCTACCGCAACGAACGCGCCGCCCGCATTTATGACGGTCCTGATGAAGTCCATCGCCGAGTCGTCGCTCGTCAGGTGTTGAAGGAGTATCAGTTGTGA
- a CDS encoding phosphoglycerate mutase family protein, protein MSTLVFVRHAQASLFADDYDHLSRLGEQQSGELGRYFKRYGVGFDEICIGPRKRHRHTAALAGQVCGGFAEFTEFREFDEHHVDQLVSGHLDELCEQIPHLREQRNRFHGSETSTQRQRTFAKLFESVAILWISGRCPLFGLESWDEFRTRVCAGIDQIVKRGGSGRRVLVATSAGTIVAALQHALQCPDETALGLGWRIWNCSMTSFAFTEDRFTLDSFNSMTHLEDHALWTYR, encoded by the coding sequence ATGAGCACTCTTGTTTTCGTCCGCCATGCACAGGCATCGCTGTTTGCCGATGACTATGATCATCTGTCACGTCTCGGTGAACAGCAGTCCGGTGAACTGGGGCGCTACTTCAAACGTTACGGTGTCGGATTTGATGAGATCTGCATTGGGCCGCGAAAGCGGCACCGACACACTGCTGCTCTCGCCGGGCAGGTCTGTGGTGGATTTGCTGAGTTTACAGAGTTCCGGGAATTCGACGAGCATCATGTGGATCAGCTCGTCAGCGGACATCTTGACGAATTGTGCGAACAGATTCCTCATCTGCGTGAACAGCGGAACAGATTCCATGGATCAGAAACGTCTACTCAACGTCAGCGCACTTTTGCAAAACTGTTTGAATCGGTGGCGATACTGTGGATAAGCGGCAGATGCCCGTTGTTTGGACTCGAATCGTGGGATGAATTCAGAACGCGAGTGTGCGCCGGCATCGATCAGATAGTGAAGCGCGGTGGCAGCGGTCGCCGGGTACTGGTTGCGACCTCCGCCGGTACAATCGTCGCTGCGCTTCAGCACGCCCTGCAGTGTCCGGACGAAACTGCACTCGGGCTCGGATGGCGTATCTGGAACTGTTCAATGACATCCTTTGCGTTTACAGAAGATCGGTTTACGCTCGATAGCTTCAACTCGATGACTCATCTGGAAGATCATGCATTGTGGACCTATCGGTGA
- a CDS encoding mandelate racemase/muconate lactonizing enzyme family protein, giving the protein MKITGIDVCPLSGATVDGGWPQGHEPQDDLHAIVVIHTDDGVTGYGSCFTSGSLVSAAVHLLWPLLKHQSAVEPERVSEALHQATFWQGRGGSVTHAISGIDIALWDIMGKICGQPVSRLLGGNYRSRIKPYGSILFDEPNKLARTLESTTERGFRAIKMGWRPFGRRDRAFDEQLIQTARQTVGDNVELMVDAGGSEQHWPHGTSWARNTASMLAEYGIVWFEEALPPDDLEGFAELTRVSPIPISGGEVLARRQAFQPFLQHRAFDIVQPDVTKCGGLSEFRRIAQMAEDRNIEVVPHGWNTAVGLAADLQIAAFLPNARYVEYLTPSAYIEELTAEPFTLDDEGLLTIPDRPGLGINIDPARLAVFCPEPIEFR; this is encoded by the coding sequence GTGAAGATCACAGGAATTGATGTCTGTCCCCTGAGCGGAGCCACGGTCGACGGTGGCTGGCCTCAGGGACACGAACCACAGGATGATCTTCACGCGATCGTTGTGATTCACACCGATGACGGTGTCACCGGCTATGGCAGCTGCTTTACGTCCGGAAGTCTGGTTTCTGCCGCCGTTCATTTGTTGTGGCCTCTGTTAAAACACCAGTCAGCCGTGGAGCCGGAACGTGTTTCTGAGGCACTGCACCAGGCAACCTTCTGGCAGGGACGCGGGGGCTCGGTGACTCATGCGATCAGCGGAATAGACATCGCGTTGTGGGACATCATGGGCAAAATCTGCGGCCAGCCTGTCTCGCGGCTGCTGGGAGGCAACTACCGCAGTCGAATTAAACCCTATGGCTCCATTTTGTTTGATGAGCCAAATAAGCTCGCCAGGACCCTGGAATCTACAACTGAACGCGGGTTTCGGGCAATCAAAATGGGTTGGCGGCCGTTCGGGCGGCGTGATCGGGCGTTCGATGAACAGCTCATCCAGACGGCTCGGCAGACTGTGGGAGACAATGTGGAGCTGATGGTGGATGCCGGCGGGAGTGAACAGCACTGGCCACACGGTACCAGCTGGGCCCGCAATACAGCGTCGATGCTGGCGGAGTACGGAATTGTCTGGTTCGAAGAGGCGCTGCCACCGGACGATCTGGAAGGGTTCGCAGAACTCACACGAGTGTCGCCCATTCCCATTTCCGGCGGTGAGGTTTTGGCTCGCCGGCAGGCATTTCAGCCATTCCTGCAACATCGTGCGTTTGACATTGTGCAACCCGACGTAACCAAGTGTGGTGGCCTTAGTGAATTCCGACGTATTGCTCAGATGGCCGAAGACCGGAACATTGAAGTGGTGCCCCATGGGTGGAATACCGCAGTCGGACTGGCAGCAGATCTGCAGATTGCCGCGTTTCTGCCGAATGCGCGTTACGTTGAGTATCTGACTCCGAGTGCATACATCGAAGAGCTCACTGCTGAGCCGTTCACTCTGGACGACGAAGGTCTGTTGACGATTCCCGACCGCCCAGGTCTGGGTATCAACATCGATCCGGCTCGTCTGGCCGTGTTTTGTCCGGAGCCCATTGAATTTCGTTAA
- the tsaD gene encoding tRNA (adenosine(37)-N6)-threonylcarbamoyltransferase complex transferase subunit TsaD, with product MNDRRLLAIESSCDETAAAVVSETGAVLSNVVASQYELHQDFGGVVPEIASRAHVQRILPTIHAALSESNTEASELAAVAVTSEPGLVGSLLVGLTAAKTVAMSLEIPLVTVNHVDAHIYACGIGRESSVFPCVGFVVSGGHTNLYECRSATDFSMIGSTTDDAVGEAFDKTARILGLPYPGGPSIEQAARAGDPGAWQMPRPMLKKPGLEFSFSGLKTAVLYAARGVPGPDQLSTTPPERVADLAASFQEAAVDVLAIKARRALAQTGHRRLCVGGGVAANQRLRERLTAMCSEARVELCVAAMEYCTDNAAMAAIAWEHLRDGNIAQLDADVLPGLIRQPALRKS from the coding sequence GTGAACGATCGCAGGCTGCTGGCAATTGAATCCTCCTGTGACGAAACGGCTGCTGCTGTCGTTTCCGAAACGGGTGCCGTGCTTTCCAATGTTGTTGCATCGCAATACGAACTGCATCAGGATTTCGGAGGCGTTGTCCCGGAAATTGCCTCGCGTGCACACGTGCAGCGAATCCTGCCGACCATTCACGCTGCTTTGTCGGAATCAAATACGGAAGCATCTGAACTCGCTGCAGTTGCGGTTACATCCGAACCCGGCCTGGTTGGATCGTTACTGGTGGGACTGACAGCAGCAAAGACAGTTGCCATGAGCCTGGAAATCCCGCTTGTCACCGTAAATCACGTCGATGCCCATATCTATGCCTGCGGCATTGGCAGAGAATCCTCGGTTTTTCCCTGCGTTGGATTCGTCGTCAGTGGGGGACACACCAATCTGTATGAGTGCCGCTCAGCGACGGATTTTTCCATGATCGGCAGTACCACGGATGATGCGGTGGGAGAAGCATTCGACAAAACTGCAAGAATTCTTGGACTGCCCTATCCCGGCGGACCGTCCATTGAACAGGCCGCTCGGGCAGGCGATCCCGGCGCATGGCAAATGCCCCGTCCGATGTTAAAAAAACCTGGACTGGAATTCAGCTTTAGCGGATTGAAGACCGCCGTGCTGTACGCGGCTCGAGGCGTGCCCGGTCCGGATCAACTGTCGACCACACCTCCGGAGCGAGTGGCGGATCTTGCAGCGTCATTTCAGGAAGCTGCCGTGGATGTACTTGCGATTAAAGCCCGGCGTGCACTGGCTCAAACGGGACATCGCCGACTTTGTGTGGGTGGCGGAGTGGCGGCGAATCAACGACTGCGAGAGCGTTTGACAGCAATGTGCAGTGAGGCTCGTGTTGAACTTTGTGTTGCGGCGATGGAATACTGTACGGACAATGCAGCAATGGCTGCGATCGCCTGGGAACATCTGCGTGACGGCAACATCGCACAACTGGATGCCGACGTGCTTCCTGGATTGATCAGACAGCCAGCTCTGCGAAAATCCTGA
- a CDS encoding DUF6159 family protein — protein MFQRLSTGWQLACQSFHVLRLDKELLLFPLLSGMACMLVLASFAGPLWYTDGMAALEEGDVTKNPVVLVVMFAFYAVNYFVIVFFNSALVACAMIRFKGGDPTVGDGLRAASRRLPQIAGWALVSATVGLILRIIESRSERVGQFVAALLGMAWTVTTYFVVPILVVEKAGPVEACRRSVSIMKRTWGESLSASFSAGLINFLLGLPGLILIVPGMFLIVNGSPAPGIGLIVAGVVLLLLASLVSSAVNTILLAALYLYATEGNVPEYFDRDLIAHSFERT, from the coding sequence ATGTTTCAACGACTGTCGACTGGCTGGCAGCTGGCGTGCCAAAGCTTCCATGTCCTGAGGCTTGACAAAGAATTGCTGTTGTTTCCACTTCTCAGCGGAATGGCCTGCATGCTGGTGCTGGCCAGTTTTGCGGGGCCATTATGGTACACCGACGGCATGGCTGCTCTTGAAGAAGGAGACGTTACAAAAAATCCAGTCGTCCTCGTTGTGATGTTTGCGTTCTATGCGGTCAACTATTTTGTCATCGTGTTTTTTAACTCGGCACTTGTGGCCTGTGCGATGATCCGGTTCAAGGGTGGCGACCCGACTGTGGGCGACGGATTGCGGGCAGCCTCTCGGCGGTTACCTCAAATCGCAGGCTGGGCTCTTGTGAGTGCGACGGTCGGTTTGATTCTACGCATCATAGAGTCTCGATCAGAGAGAGTCGGTCAGTTCGTTGCTGCATTACTGGGTATGGCATGGACCGTGACCACGTACTTTGTTGTGCCGATCCTGGTGGTTGAAAAGGCTGGACCCGTTGAAGCATGTCGGCGGTCTGTTTCGATCATGAAACGCACCTGGGGCGAATCCTTGTCGGCAAGCTTTAGTGCAGGGCTTATTAATTTTCTGTTAGGTCTTCCAGGGCTGATTCTGATTGTTCCAGGTATGTTTCTGATCGTCAACGGCAGTCCGGCGCCGGGAATCGGATTGATTGTTGCAGGTGTGGTCCTGCTGTTACTGGCTTCGCTGGTTTCCTCTGCCGTCAATACGATTCTGTTGGCAGCTCTGTATTTGTATGCGACCGAAGGAAACGTGCCGGAGTACTTCGATCGTGATTTGATTGCACACTCATTTGAACGCACCTGA